In Jaculus jaculus isolate mJacJac1 chromosome 2, mJacJac1.mat.Y.cur, whole genome shotgun sequence, the genomic window ggcaatgtaaagcaggtttgctggatgcctgcatggaaactcAATGAAGTTGTGAGGATggactatgggttgcagtggagacccaacagagatgttgggaccatgagatggctgctaaggagagttgCCACTCccgaatgaagttttccaggactctgagtagcctagctggaggggaggaattggaataccagaaacttgctgctggttagaattgtaggccttggagatttgtcactgactagagttgttggataaacttggagctacagagtttgatgtttgccttgtttcaatcttgtatttgttgaatatttctttggtatgctcaatgccatcttttgcagtgtaagtgTTTATTCTGAGCCATTGTAGGTTTGGGgaggaatttttggtattatgaggcagtttaaaagatctcagactatggaaatgtttgaatagcattaggattgattaaaaactatggagacttttaaagttaggcTGAATGCatagcattttacatcatagatggttaaTAGTTGATGGGGGCCAAGagcggaatgtagtggtttgattcaggcgattcaccataaacttaggtgttctggatgctaggttcccagttgatggaaatttgggaattagtgacccctggagggagtgtattgttgggggcaggctcatgggtgttatagccagttcccccaagCCTTTTATGttgggcacattctcctgttgctatggtccgccttatgtaggccagagggtgatgtccaccctctgctgatgttgtcattttcccctgccatcatgacacttccccttgagcctgtaagccaaaataaacctcttttcccacaagctgcccttggttgggtgatttcttccagaaatatgaacctgactgcaacagggcacatgcctgagaagcctaaggaccatgttcaactccctagatcccacattagccagacacacaaaggtgaaacaagtgcaatgtcacacatgcccactaggtgtcacaggtatctagagttcgtttacagtggctgagtccttggcatgccagttctctctctctctctcactcaaaacttaaaaattaaaaaaaaattaaaaacagaataagCTAGCTCCTTCTAACACTGGTGGTGTTCCCACTGGATTCTGTAAACttgaaccctttcctttcataaactgcttctgcttAGATGCTTCCCTAGCAATACAAAGGTAACTGTAACAGTTTTTAAGTTTGATTTACCATAATTTTATTAAGGATTTCTTtgtgttcatcagggaaattggtttatacttttttctttactgtgtgtttttatagtttttgtatcagggtaatgctaGCTTGTACAATGATTGTGGTAGTggtatttccttttctgttttgtgaaataatttgaggagcattggtgttagctcttgtttaaaggtttggtagaatttggcagtGAATCTGGATATGTCTGGGTTTTATTTCATTGGGTGTTactaattgttgcagtcaggttttcattgctggcagaaatgatccaaccaagagtagctttggggaaatgagggtttattttggcttaccgacttggtgggaagctttatgatggcagggaaaatgaggacatgagaagagggtggacttcacctccTTGCTAACATTAAGTGGACAAAACCaacaagaaagtgtgccaaacactggcaaggggacactggctataatatctgtggtggtttgattcaggtgtcctccataaacttaggtgttctggatgctacatttcccagctaatggcaattggaaactaaagcctgctggaggcagtgtattgttggggtcaggcttatgggtgttatatccatgttccccatgtcagtgtttggcacactgtcctgttgctattgtctaccttatgttggcaaggggatgatgtccatcctctgctcattccatcatgttcccctgccatgatggagcttcccctcaagtctataagccaaaataaaccatttttcccaaaagctgttcttggttgggtgatttctgccagaaatatgaacctgattgcaacagtaatattggtaccaagagtggggttgctgctagacacctgacacctgagtgtgtggctttggccttttggagcttattttcaagaggaatgtggaaggatttgaaaacttggcctaagagattccttaaagtgctgtaagtacagcttgatggactgttctggtcagagttgaaagacctgaaggcagtaagaactatggactgtgaggtttggcttgtgagtgtgagaaagagctttgtctggatgGGGATAGAAGCCATCTGTTATGAGAGGCTTTCtcttatgtctgtgtcctgagaacttgtgcagggtttcaGTGTGTAGAAACACATTGGTGTatgcacagggatatggcacagaaagaagtctttgggccaaaactgctgtctgttcagctgTAACTGTATAAAAGATTAAAAGCTTTGATATTGGGGCAATagcaagaatgtagactcttttgaaggggtctgaatgcttaaggaatgtcctgttcttcaaagtctgcttattcccctctgtattaacaaattggcaccctacctgatattatggagtataagaaatgcaggaaagagcggGTCATTGAATTTTCTACATGGACTTgatttggaaacagccatggcagtgtgtagcaggttttctagattgcctgcatggaaatccaatggagctgtgagggttaaccatggattgcaatggaAACCCAGGAACCATAAGATGTCatctaaggaaagctgccaggtctggatgaagttttccaggattgtgagtagcccagctggaggggaggaactggaataccagagacttgttgctcgttagaattattggacttggaggtttgtcactgactagagttgttggatgaactcggagttacagagtttgatgtttgccttctttaaatcttgtactggctgaatatttctttggtatgcccaattccatctttttcagtgtgactgtttattctgtgcctttatggggttttattggtattatggctcagttaaaagatcttggactgggctggagagatggcttagcggttaagcacttgcctgtgaagcctaagaaccctggttcgaagctcaattccccaggacccatgttagccagatgcacaaggggtcgcccacatctggagttcgtttgcagtggctagaagccctggcatacccattctctccctccctctctctctctctctctctctgcctctctctctctctctctctctctctgcttctttctctctctctctatctctgcttctccctctctctctctctctttctctgtcgctctccaataaataaataaaaaataaaaaagggctagagagatggcttagcagttaagcacttgcctgtgaagcctaaggacccaggttcaaggctcaattccctaggacccacgttagccagatgcacaagggggcacacatgtctggagtttgtttgcagtggctggaagccctggcacacccactctcctctctctctctctctgcctatttctctctctgttgctctcaaataaataaataaaagtaaacaaaatttaaaaaataaataaaaataaacaaaaaaaaagatcttggactatgtggatgtatgaacatcattagaactGATAAAAACAATGGGGACTTTTTTTCATGGACATTTGATTGATTCAGTTTGTTAAAAGCTGTTAAATTATTGCCCACAAAATAAGTCATAGAAACAAGTTTCCTATTTGGAAGATTACAAAATTTAATTATGAGAATCAAGCAGTGGCTATTAGTCACAGCAATCTACTTTGATAACTCTGGCGTGTACAGATGCTAGGTTTTAAAGAAAGGTGACAAATACCAATTCAACTTAGATAACACTGTCCAGGATCTACATAAACCCAATTCTAGACATAGTTCAATACACAAGGCAAAGTGGATGACTGTAATAATCATCAATAATTAAGCCACAGGCagaatttccaaaaataaaaatagtaacagTAAATTGTAGTTTCAAATGTCGAATACTACATAAAaaagtaatctgtttttctatctGAGATCAAAATTAAGTTTCCTTTATCCTATCTAAATCTACTCTGTAGCATTGAGGTAAATCTGAATTCATGTGATATACTCTTCCAAAACTTCTTTAAGCCTGCTTTAGAAATTCTTATATTATACTTAGGAATTATTTACAgtttttcttcaaataattttattatgttaACAGACCTATAATGGGATCATAAAACTactaatgtgaaaataaaaaggtAGTCATTATACAAAGTTCCTGAATGTGCAATATATAATGGGATCACAgaatctatgtatgtgtgtgtgtgtgtgtgtgtgtgtgtacacacacacacacacatacacacacacacacacacacacacacacatatatatatatatatatgaatcacTGAGAGTTAAGAAATTAACTTTAAGAAAACCCATTCTATTCTCTTTGGAGCAGAGGTTGCAAAATAACAATGTACCACAAAAATATTATGTATAAAAGCTCCAAAACAAAGTATTAGCTTTATGTGACAAAAACTGTAACTTAACTTAAAAAATagagggcatggtgatgcatgcctttaactccagaactcaggaggctgaggtagaaggatcactgtgagttagaggccagcctgggactacatagtgaattccaggtcagcctgtgctagagtgagacctgaccttaaaataaaaataaaataaaataacccagcTAGATCATTATTGTGGCCATGTAACtttgtgttggggtgggggagtgggttTTTGCTGAGGTGATAACTATCTCTCACTCCTTATTCTCATCCTTTACCAAACTAATCAGAAAGCCACTTCCAAAGCTGCCTTTCTTGTGGTTATCTTTGGCAATGCCTCCAAATCTTGAAAGCAAAAGAACGctcaaaatgggctggagaggtggcttagcatttaagcgcttgcctgtgaagcctaagaaccctggttcgaggctcggttccccaggacccacattagccagatgcacaagggggcgcacgcgtctggagttcgtttgcagtggctggaagccctggcacgcccattctctccctctctctctctctctctttcaaataaataaataaataaaatgaacaacaagaaaaaaaaaatattcaaaacttaaaaaaaaaacctgcagaaGTGAAGAGGATGAAGACACCATGGAGATGTACAGAAGCCAATAGAAGagtatatgagagaaagaaaataacgAAAGCTGAGCAGTTTTCTACCCCCCAAAGacacaggaaataaaaaaggTTTGGAGCCTCTTACTCCTCTGGCGCTTCTTTCATACTGTCTCCAATTAGAAGACTGTGGAACCAAAGCTTCAAACTCTGCAAAGTTAGTGACAGGAACAGAAGCTAGAAAACTGAGGAAATGATAAATCAGTACAGCAGAGGCTTTAGCTGTCAGTGAGTTTCTTTGCTCTTGTATTGGCAATAATCAATACGATCTTTGTTGGCATTGGCCTTTTCTGTGATCTTTTGTATTTGTGGATGTTGAGCATCAATTTCATTGCACATATCCAGGGCCATGTTCTTTAGATTTCTAAGGATACTGCCCACTTGAGTCACGTTTTCCTCCATCTCATCTTCTTTAGCATCATTACTTATGCGTTTACTATATCTACCACTAGCTGCTCCTGTGGAGGTCAGCTGAGGTTGACCATTGGTTACTTGGCCTGGTTGCTTCGATACAACACTGCTAGGTGACCTACCTCCACCATCTCCCCACATTGCTTTATAGGCGTTTCCAGACTCAAAGTGCTTTGTCCGATTACAAGGGCATATGCAGAGTCCACAGTACTTGTTGAGTTCTGTCAAAGTCTTCTCAGCCTCTctcatgtctttatttatttggtccATGCCTTCTTCTATGCAGTTTAATTGTTCCCCCTGCTCATCCTGCATAGTGATGGTCTTGATTCCTACATCCTGAGACTCAATGGCTGAACCCAGGATTCTCCTCGAACTTTCCAGAGACTCATCAGTAATTTGGTGAGCCTTCAGCTGAATTTCTTCTGGTGACAGATTACCCATAATGAATCAAAACTCTACCAGCACAGAAGAGGAAATGTAGATATTCCGTTCAGTGGCTGGAAGGTAGGAGGGGTTCATGCACCACACCTCCCCAGAGGAGTGGTGTGCCACATGCTGTAGGGTGTCCGTGCCAAGGACAAGGACAAGTATTCTGGCCCTGTCCCACAGCCATTTCTGACCTGTCTAAACCAGGAGTAAAACACAGAAACCCATTATGGTGACTAGAACATGCTCAGCTCACAATGAACAAAATGCTCTCATGGGTGTCTGCGGGGTCACTGGAGAACAAtgaggcttttaaagttggactgaatacattgaattttacatcatatatggttattagtttatgggggccgggggcagaatgtggtggtttgattcaggtgtccaccccataaacttaggtgttctggatgctaggtttcccagaacacagcaattggaaattaaagtttcctggaagtggtgtattgttgggggcaggcttattggtgttatagctagtttccccatgccagtgtttgacacactctcctgttgctgttgtatgccttatgttggccaggaggtgatgtccaccctctgctcatgccattatttttcccctgccatcatggagcttcccccctagcctataagcaaaaataaactttttttcccccaacagctgcttttggccaggtgatttctgccagcaatgtgaactgattgcaataatacccataagcccacccccaataatggaatgcctccaggaggtgttaattcccaaatctccatccatgctgggaacctagcattcagaacatctaagtttatggaggatagctatatcaaaccaccacattcagcccctggctcccataaattgataatcaaccataatgtaaaatgttatgcattcagtccaactttaaaagtccccatagtttttatcaatcctaatgatattcaaacattcccatagtctgagatcttttaaacTGCCTCATAATACCAaaatcccaccccccccccaaacctacaatggctcagaataaacactcacactgcaaatgatggtATTGGGcctaacaaagaaatattcagccaatacaagatttaaacaaggcaaacatcaaactctgtagctccaagttcatccaacaactctagtcagtgacaaatctccaaggcctataattctagccagcaacaagtttctggtattccaattcctctcctccagctaggctactcacagtcctggaaaactttattggGCCGGcatctctccttagcagccatctcatggtcccagcatctctgctgggtctccaccgcaacccatggttcatcctcatggccccatggggcctccatgcaggcatccagcaaacctgcttcacactgcccatggccaaaaCACAAGaacgtgttgcaaattcaatgaccctctttcctgcatttcctatactctgtaataccaggttgggtgccaatttgttaatccagtggggagtaaatcagactttgaataacaggatTCTCCtttagcactcaggccccttcaaatgaCTACATTCTTtactgttgtcccaatgcaggtcagctggcccaatctcagtgatTATAACCTCTCATCCAATTGCAGATAAATGGGCagaagtttaggcccaaagatttctttctgtgctatatccatgtgcatacaccagtctgtttctacacactgcaaccctgtacaagttctcaggacacagacataagagcaagcctctcacacaaactgcttctatcccagacCAGACAAAGGTTTTTCTCCCCCTcacaagtcaaacctcacagtctatagttcttgctgcattcaggtctttcaaccagaatagtccatcaagctgtacttacagcactacaaggtgtctcttaggccaaggtttcaaatccttccacattcctcttgaaaatgagctccaaaatACCAAAGCTACATAGTCTTGTGtatagcagcaatcctactcctctggtaccaactttactgttgcagtcgggttcacattgctggcagaaatcacccaaccaggagcatcttgtgagaaaaataaagtgtttattttggcttatagacttgactGGAAGCTCCATCAcaacaggggaaaacgatggcatgagtagagggtgggtATCACCTCCTCACCGATATtgggtggaccatagcaacaggagagcgtacccaacactggcaaggagatgctggctatactacccataagcccacccccaacaatatactctccaggaggcattaatttcccaacctcctagcattcagaatacctaacttaatgggggatacctgaatcaaaccaccacactaattatacataataatgtGTTTCATAGTGCTGGTTATGTGACTTAGTGATttaagtgcctgcctagcatattGAAGaacatcctgagttcaattcccagcaatgcaaaaactgggtatgatggctcacactttgtaatcccagctcttgagtgtggaggtaggaagattagcAATTCAGGGTCACTCTCAGATATTTAGCCAGTTTGTCCCCAACCTGCACCAcataagaccctttctcaaaataaaaattgggagccagtcatggtggtgcatgtctttaattccagcacttgggaggcagaggtaggaggattgccgtgagttcaaggccaccctgagactccataatgaattccaggtcagcttgggctagagttagaccctacctcaaaaaaacaaaataataataatgataggtTTTATCACGATGtttgcatacatgtacataatgtatttttatcatatgcACCCCtacctctctcttgccctctcccactcctgctgatcATCTTATTCttcccatttgtgtgtgtgtgtgtgtgtgtgtgtgtataactaaCAGTAGCAAGGGCAAGGGTTTATTTCTAGAATAGATACCACACCAGTGGCTGCCCCACCAAAGAAACTATCTCTGCTTCCTCTATCAATCACTAACTGCAAAGAATTTTTGATTATTGCTTCAACCTCATTAATTGCTACAAATCTGTTTGTGTTATGTATATAATATTGACTTAAATGTGGTAGATTATGTGTCTAAGCATTTATCCATTTCTCCTAATTTTCCAGTTTTGGGGGggaatataaattttcaaaatagtCTTTGATGATTCCCTGAATTTCAGTGAAATTTAAACTAGCATTCCCTCTtttcatttctatattttattaatttgaatctTTCTGTATCTTTTCCTTTGTTTGGTTAAAGGTATGTAAATCTTGTAtgtcttttgttttattaaattttttattaatttattcaaaaacacagaaagagaaagaaggaatagacatgtcagggcctcttgctactacaaatggattccagatgcatgtgccattttgtgcatctgactttacatgggtacagggaaattgaatctagactgtcaagctttgcaagcaaatgcctttaactactgaacaatttctctagctcttgtatgtgttttttttttaatttttatttatttatttgagagtgacaggcagagagagaaagaggcagatagagagagaggagagtgggcgcgccagggcttccagccactgcaaacgaactccagacacatgcgcccccttgtgcatctggctaacgtgggtcctggggaatcaagcctcaaaccagggtccttaggcttcataggcaagcacttaaccactaagccatctctccagctcttgtatGTGGTTTTAAAGAACCAAATTCTTTTATTGATTCTACAAAATGTTCCTTTAGtctctacttcattaatttctgccctgatttttGTTATTTCCTCCACTGTACTGCTTTTGGGTTTGGATTGTCATTGCCATTCTATTACTTTCGGGTAaattatttggttatttattttggggCTTTCTGATTTTGTAATCAAAACTCATATATATATCATTCTTCTAAGGGTAGCCTTAGCTGTATCTTAGAGGTATTGGTAAATtagatttttcattttcatttgattctaataatttttcaatttttttccttatttcttcaatgacacactTGTTATTCAAGcttatattgtttagtttcctttATTCGTGTAGTTATGTAGTTTTATTGATATTTGACTTCTAGTTTTATCACATTCTGAACTgttgatattttttatatttggcAAGACTTGATTAGTGGCCTAGAATGTAGTCTATTACTGAAAAGGTTCCATGGAGTGCTGAAAAGAATGTTAATTATATATCTATTGGGTGaatttttgtatatatgtttatagtgTATACATGTGGGTCTGTGTATGTACATtcctatgtgtgtgggcacatgtggatGTGGAGACCAGATATTAGTGCCAAGTGTCTTATTATTATATTCATACAGGGTTTCTAACTGAACCTAGAGCCTATTGATTCAGATAGGCTAGTTAGCCATGAGGtctagggatcctcttgtcttcacctccctggttctggaattataggtacatactgccacacccagattttatgtatatgttggagatccaaactcaagtcctcatgcttacatgataagcattttaccaactgagccatcgcCTCAGACTCTGGATATCCTGTCCTTATCTGATAAGACCAATTGATATATAGTGCAATTTAACTCTGAGGTCTCTGTTGATTTGGGGTTTGGCTGGCCTATCTGGAGGTGAGCGTGAGCTATTAAAATCACTATTATTGTATCAGGACCTATCTGATCTTCATGTCAATTAGTGTTTACTTCTTTGGAACTAAGAGTACAAACTTTGACTGCCAGTATATTTACAGTTGTTTACAATTGTTATATCCTCTTGATGAGTTGCTCTCTTTATTACTATGTAGTGGCTTCCCTTATCTCTTCTAATTGTAGTTTGAgttatacattatattatatcaGAATATCTACACCAGCTTATTTGCAGCTTGCATTCACTTGATGGTCTTTTAATTCTCAGTCTATGGGTGTCTTTACCAGTGAGGTGTGTTGCTTGGAGACAACAGGTAATTAGATCTGCTTTCCTAATCTAgtcagccattttgtgtctctaTTAAAAATTGGGACCATTTACATTTAATATTATTATAGAGACATGTTTACTAATTCCATAAATTTGGGGGGCGGGTTCTGGTTGGTTATCTTAGtgtttattgtttattctttACTTTCTCCACTATTACTGTCAGTGGTTTGCTGATTTACTATGTTAGGATGGAttactttcttttcctcctgggttcatcttttcttttttaaaaaattacttatttacttatttattttcaagcagagacaaacagacaggcagagagagagacagagagagaatagatatgccagggcccctagccactgcaaatgaactccagatgcatgcatctgtacatCTGGCTCCATATGGGCACTAGacaatctaacctaggtccttaggctttagcaggcaagcaccttaactgctaagctatctcatcAGCCTCCATGCTCCTTCTGAACTTGTTCTTTTCTATGCTTTCATGCATGAGACAGTTGTCTTCTTCCTCTGTATTTTAAGTATCTTCTGCAATGTCAGTTGGATGGTCATGAACTGCCATAGTCTGTTTGTCTTTAAAATACTCTTATTTCTTTATCAATTTTAGATGATAGTTTTGCTGCATATAGTCAAGTGGGTTTATAGTTTTACTTTCAGCGCTTTATATATATGTCATTCTATTGTTGGTAAGAAATCTATTGTTTTCTGATATTTCTGTCTTTAAAGGTGAATTAGCACCTGTTAATGTTATCTATTTGCTTGTACTTTTTGACATCTGGCTATAATGTGTGTTTTGGCCATATCTATTTGGGGCTCTAAATGCCTCTCATATTTTTTGAATGACTCTCTAGATGTGAGG contains:
- the LOC101594078 gene encoding synaptosomal-associated protein 23-like isoform X2, with the translated sequence MGNLSPEEIQLKAHQITDESLESSRRILGSAIESQDVGIKTITMQDEQGEQLNCIEEGMDQINKDMREAEKTLTELNKYCGLCICPCNRTNNDAKEDEMEENVTQVGSILRNLKNMALDMCNEIDAQHPQIQKITEKANANKDRIDYCQYKSKETH
- the LOC101594078 gene encoding synaptosomal-associated protein 23-like isoform X1, coding for MGNLSPEEIQLKAHQITDESLESSRRILGSAIESQDVGIKTITMQDEQGEQLNCIEEGMDQINKDMREAEKTLTELNKYCGLCICPCNRTKHFESGNAYKAMWGDGGGRSPSSVVSKQPGQVTNGQPQLTSTGAASGRYSKRISNDAKEDEMEENVTQVGSILRNLKNMALDMCNEIDAQHPQIQKITEKANANKDRIDYCQYKSKETH